Below is a genomic region from Prunus persica cultivar Lovell chromosome G3, Prunus_persica_NCBIv2, whole genome shotgun sequence.
ttcattaattaatcaagcaaTTAAATGTTCTTAAACTCTTGTTTTGTTGTTCCACAAGTGGTAATTAAGTTAATCAACCAATtgggtgttagttggattgGTACAGGCCTTTGGTTTGGTCTGCTCCCAAATGGTCCTGAGTTCAAGCCCCCATGATATCTGTATGTGTGAGTTTTTCACTTCCCTTCCTAAATTTGATAATTATGTTAAATTAGTGCCAAAgtgaaattttcatttcaagttGATAATGCTCTACTTGTAGTTGTATAGCGTTCTTGTTCCTACTTAAATGCCATCTTTGGTGTTGGAAATATAGTGGATGCAGGTTATGGTTCCATTAAATAAAGTTAGTGTTTCATAGCATGTTATAGCAACGTCTTTTTTTAGACTTTATTTGCTTCCACAAGCGGTTTGCAAAGgggaaatataaataaatcgTGTCGATACAGTGAATCCTAATGATATGTTGATGCTAGTATGCGTCTTGCACATGACCGACCAGTCGTGTAGTAGTGAACCTCCCCTTCTTAACTATCAAGACAATCCGATCAGCAGTGGTGGATCTGTTAAGGCGCAAGGAGATGCatagaaaaatcattataGAGACTCTGCTCAGCCTGGGATGTGCACTCTAGGTGTTCGACGTAAAGCCTAAACGAAGTCAGTCTGCTGTTGTGTACGTTGTTGTGTTGTGCTGCGTTGTTGCACAGTGcgcttgttttatttatttattattatttataaatcttGGTCAAAAATTGCACCTCCGTTAAAAAATTCATGGGTCCGTCAATGCCAACCAATCACCGCTattatcatcaattttttatttttttttggaatttcagTAATGTTATTAATCTAAATGTTGGTGCCTAGGTtcgtatataaatatatagatCACATTTATATATTACATTGTGTAAAACCTCTCTAATTGGTGGATTCCACCTCTTTAGAGATGGTACACAAGAGAAATAATTACATCACCACCAACCTCAGCAAACGCTCatgtactttttatttttgtccatttaTATGTACACCAAAtgcaaaaaaagaacaaataataattaaaaatgctTCACAAGCTAAACTGTCTTCACATAAACTAATGTCCTGTTTCCTATGTTGCTTCCTGCTTTCTTATAAGCCTAAAAATGCAAAACTGTCTCCAGCTCAGCAAATTGGTGAGGCACCGCCTAACCCAAATAAAGCCAGGCAGCTTCCATATGGAGCTAGGCTTGTCTAATTTGCAAACCCTGTTGCCAGTTTTCAACTTATTATTCAGATGCTGCCAGCTTTCCTGTTCAACGCGGCATGTATACTCTAAGCCCCCCCAACACTTATATATAAAGAGCTTCACAGCTCAAATGATAccatcaaacaaaaacagcCTAAACTCAACACTCATTTCTCTTTAAAGCTAATTCTCTTCTCTTGCTAGCTCTGTCTACAAtctcaccaaatcaaaatgcctttttcttcttcttgttctaaGGTCTCAATGGTGCTTgtggtttctttgtttgtaACTTCTCTGATGGCCATGGCCGCCTCAGCTGGTAATTTCTTTCAAGACTTTGATGTAACATTCGGCGATGAGCGTGCTAAGATACTAAATGGAGGACAGCTTCTCACACTTAACCTTGACAAGGCTTCTGGGTCTGGTTTCAAATCCAAGAATGAGTACTTATTAGGCAGGATTGACATGCAGATCAAGTTGGTCTCTGGCAACTCAGCTGGCACTGTCACTGCATACTATGTAAGTTTTAACTCCTCTACCCTCTTCCAATGTGATTAAGATATATAAGACTCCAGTCTTAATTTgtccttaaattttcttttttatacattttaattgttggaTTGCTAATTTATGAAATGAAACACATGAATGTATGCAGTTATCTTCCGAGGGTCCAACTCATGATGAGATTGACTTTGAGTTTTTGGGAAACTTATCTGGAGATCCCTACACTCTCCACACAAACGTGTTCAGCCaaggaaaaggaaacagaGAACAACAATTCCATCTCTGGTTTGATCCCACAAAGGCCTTCCACACCTACTCCATTGTCTGGAACAGCCAGCGGATTATGTAAGTAACACTTACCacctttttgaattaaaatataattaacctCTTTTAGTTTACTTTACAAATTACAGcatcaattattaattaagaaaCTTTCTAATACACATGCAACTGCAGATTCTTGGTGGACAACATTCCAATCAGAGTGTTCCACAACTTGGAAACAATTGGAGTTCCATTTCCCAAAAGCCAACCCATGAGGATTTACTCAAGCCTCTGGAATGCAGATGACTGGGCAACAAGAGGTGGCCTTGTGAAGACTGACTGGACACAAGCTCCTTTCACTGCCTCTTACAGAAACTTCCAGGCCTCCACCACATCTACTAACTCCTTAACAGAGCAGAGTGCATGGCAGACTCAAGGGCTTGATGCTGCAGGCCGAAACCGGCTTCGATGGGTGCAACAAAAGTTCATGGTCTACAACTACTGCTCTGACCTCAAACGCTTCCCACAAGGCCTCCCAGCTGAATGCAGACGGTCGAGGTTCTAGCAAGGCATCCAGATCATGCCACATGATCGCATATTCTCTGTTCCAATGTGCAGCCTCATCATTCTTTTGTGTAATTAGTTCATTTTAGGaaatattcattcattcattccttCCTTCTGCAAATATAGATTTTGTAGTTTCAtattattttgcttttttttattctggTCCTTGTATTCTTTTATTGTAATCCTGAATTTAGAATCAAACACTTGATTGTTTAAAGATAAAACAGTTGAAAACATGTTCATTTGAGAAATGAAGGAttgtgtttttctattttgggaTTACATAGAGTTCAATAAGTCATGAGACCATGGTCATGTTTATGAGTGACGATTGAGCCGTCGTGTTCGTGTCATTTCAAATTTGTGTCCAAGTACTAGTTGATCCTAACTCGACCGTTTAATTAATCTTCCGACCGCAACAGTATTTTGTCGTGATCCAAATCATAACTTGTATTAATTGGTGTCCTAAATATAGTTATGAGGATGAAGAATAAAGTTTTGGTAATTCAAAGAGACATCCCATGCATTCGTTGACCCGTTGCAACAGCATTGTCCAAAAAACATGTACCTAGTTTGGCGCTGTGCCACAAGTTCAACTTGAAAAAGGAAGCCAGATTGTAATTTCAAATCAATATTCTAAATGTAGCTGATCTGTTCAAAGTTCAAACGCAGCAAGCACCCACaatacataaataaacaaaGTCATGGtgattcaaaataattttcgAAAAACTGAGGTACAATCTGAAAATTTAGATTGTATTCTcagtttcaatattttttatctttataTCTAGGAACCTCTTCTCAAGTACTTTTAGAAATTTATAAGCAACATTTCTACATTTTCTGAgctgtttttgtttctgagTAGCTTTCAAATTCTTGTTTATATAAAGTATCCTCCTAACCAATCAACTCTCTTCGAAGCTAATTATCGAGCTAGCTCTGTGTACAATCACCAAACCAAAATGTCTTCACATCAGGTCTCATTgatgttttttatttctttgatcATAACTTCTCTGATGGCCATGGCTGCCTTAGCTGGTAATTTCTATCAGGACTTTGACATTATGTTCGGCGATCAACGTCTTAAGATACTCGAGGAAGGAAAACTTGTCACGCTCTCCCTTGACAAGGTTTCTGGCGCTGGTTTCCAGTCCAAAAATGGATATATATTTGGAAGGTTTGATGTGCAAATGAAGATGCCACCTGGGAACTCAGCTGGTACTGTCACCACATTCTATGTAACAACTCTCAATCCCTATAGCTCTTCCATCGTGATTGCATGTGCTGCTCTAATTTTTCTGTATATATTTGCATAAGCACTGCATGCATTGCTAATTATTGAAACATATGCATGCATATGCAGTTATCTTCTTCAGGTCCAAATCATGATGAGATTGACCTGGAGTTTCTGGGCAACTCCACTGGGGAGCCCTACACTCTCCATACTAATGTCTACGCCCAAGGGCAGGGGTCCAAGGAACAACAATTCCACCTATGGTTTGATCCCACAAAGGACTTCCACACCTACTCCGTTGTTTGGAACAGCAAGCGCATTATGTAAGTAACTCCTCCCCCCCACCAACATCATGGAGCGTATTTCTAACCACAACGTAAACCACATCTCTAATAGGGTCATATATGGcccacctctattagaaaTGTAACTTTATCGGCCAATATCGACATTGTATATTGGTATCCAATACCAAACAATATTTacctttaaattaatttttttaaaagtttctcattttaacctCTTCCGGTTTACAACATTTGTTGATTGAAAACTTTGTGATACACACGCATGTGCAACTGTTTCAGATTCTTGGTGGATGGAAGTCCAATTAGAGTGTTCAACAACTTGGAATCACTTGGCCTTCCATTTCCTAAAAATCAATCCATGAAGATTTATGCAACTTTCTGGAATGCTGATGACTGGGCAACACAAGGTGGGCGTGTGAAGACTGACTGGAGCCATGCTCCTTTCTCTGCCTCCTACAGAAACTTCAACATCAATGCTTGCCTTGGGTCAGAAgaatcaccatcatcatcttgCTCTACATCTACCAATTCCTCAGCATGGCAGAACCAAGGGCTTAATGCTGCAGGCCGGAACAGACTTCGATGGTTGCAACGCAAGTTCATGGTCTATGACTACTGCACTGACCGTCCTAAGTTCCCGAAAGGTCTCCCACGCGAATGCAAGCATTCGAGGGTCTAGATTTCTTCTAGAGACGCCACCAGATGCCAAATGATCTAAGCTAGCTCTCTAAATTATAGAAACGGAGACCAAATCATTAGATGATAATAGTTCAAACTTCTCCAACAATGCCATTGGGTTTCATGTCAAAATTGAGCTTAATAAACTCAGGACTACAGCTACCCAGTTCCTTGAGCAAAAATACTCAAAATCCAAACCAGTCCTGCATAtgtaatatcaatataaagatgcaatcttcggGACActtcgttttcttttcctgCTTAATTCTTGTAACCCAGATCGCAACTGTTACTGGGTAGGACAGAAATAGTCACGAGCACAATCTTCATGAGAAAAGCTTTTGGCTTTAGCATTTGAAACTTTGACTGGTAGCAAATAGCAACGGCATTATCCACAATTGATGCAGGAAGTTTGTCGCTTTGCCACAACTTTAAGTTAACAAAAGGAATTTAACTATCGATATTCTAAACATTAACTCACTCACGAGTGTCAAGTGCAATCTGCTGTGTAGGTATCTACAGGGAGGGATCAGGACCACCACCAGAAAACCTGTATCCAGCTCTGAAAGAAGCTTATGCTAAGGACAATTGGGGCTGTCCCTGCAGAGTCAACGACTAATTTTCCAAGGCCTCAAACTTCAACTTCAACAGCTCTCTTCCAGTCCTACACTCAATGCTCATTTATGTAACGAAAACGAAAGATGTCATCTTTCTGTCCATAAGCTTTTTGCTTCTATATTCGCAGGAACTATTCCTCTACCAGACTTGCAAACAGTTAGAGAGGAACAGGGGAGGACCacttagaaaacaaaacccaacatATAAATTTTCTGATGTCTACAGAGCCTCTTATCTCTAACCTGTGTGCACTAGTTTCAAttctcacttctctctcttaaCACACACCTTCACATTAGCTTTTGTCAAGTGGTGGTTGTGGCTCTGACATTTCAATTACTCAACTGGTGATTTCCACTGCTGCACCAATATAAGTGCCTGGCCAACCCAGTCTgcattaggggtgggcacggttcggtttggaccggttccgggGGAAAAATGGAACCTGATCCGATAGTGCagaccggttcggtttggaccggttctgCTCAACATCCATACAGAAATCCGAACCAACCCGGACctgtccggttccggttcggttcttgcggttccggttttttttttttttttttttttttaaattttaacaaaTCTGCCCAAAATGTATTTTATATACTAACATACCCCAAATTTGAGGTTCCATCAAGCTTTCAACACATtaaaatgaatccaacttcaacaaaaatacaatccaaattcaaatgaatccaacttcaacaaaaattcaatccaaattcaatccaacttcaacatcatcaaaatgaatccaacttcaacaaaaatacaatccaaattaaatccaacttcaacatataaattacaacccaaattaaatcaaacttcaacaaaataagttccaaaataaattactagccaaatacaacccaaattcaatccaaataTACATTACAACCCAAATTAAATTCCTCCTAACATTGAAAAGTAGTTGGAGCTATGGTGCTAGGTGTGGATGAACTCATAATAtctacataaaaaaaacataaacccattaaaatattagtccaacatacatattatataatacATTAATAAAGCacatataaaattacaaaaacaaaaaacaaagaaaaaaacttaacatgatatatattaacaaaaacacaacttaACAACATAAACAACCCTCATATATACAATCCAATTACAAATTATCATTTCCAACTAAATGATAATATCAACACTTAACTAGAAAGCaactgaaaaacagaaacCAATTAACTGAAAAACTGAAACCAATTATACACTGTCAAACCTATGACAGCAGtaataaagcaaaacaaaaatatgcaaaactgaaaatctgcaaaactgaaaaactgcaaaatgaaaaactgaaaaactgaacagcaacagcagtaataaagcaaaacaaaaatatgcaaaactgaaaatctgcaaaactaaaaaactgcaaaactgaaaaactgaaaaacaaagattaaAGCCCGACTAGGATAGTATGGTGATTACAAAATGTAGAGATATCTAAGTCTTCACATTTGTgtgtgatgagagagagatttctACTAATCTAAAACTAGAGggtaaaataaattggaaattaagcTCAGAGAACAGTGCATGGAAGCAAAACCAAATATTCCTCCATATAATTTCTGCTAaatgtaaaaacaaacaactgaCCGATACAAAAGGCATGAGTGGGTTCTTAATTAAACCTTTTTGGCTCTTTGCAAAAATTCCAGtgaagttcgttgtgaaacTATGGCCCTTCAAACCaatttttttcacattttggagaaaagagagttgaatttttgcttcttttagaatctttttttaaagttaacGTGAAATTGGATCCAGATGAAAACTTTAAtaatcttctcttctttttttaataaaaagttttCCGGCGAATTTCACCAGAACATTGCAACACAGATGCACACAGATGGCAGAGCAAATGCGAGCAAATTGTGGAATTGACCAACAAGAGAAACAAAGCGAATGAAAGGATGAAAATAGAtgaacaaaccacaaccatcACAATTGTACAGGAGCACACATAGACAGcttaaataaacataatataaagTTTATAAACTTACAGAAGCTTTGAATTTCTCAAGCTCTTTCTCTTGTTTGTGTTGGAGCTGTCGCTGTAGTGCCTGATTCTCCTCGGACATTCTGATTCTCCTTGCACGAATCTGAGACTGCACACGAGCAAGAGTCTGCATGCATCTTAGTGTGGTAGTTGCTTGCCGTTTAACAGATTGGCCCTCTATCAATGatttcaacctcaccaacccCCTCAAAGCCCGCAATGCCCTTCTTGCCTGAAAATCACAAATTACATAAAAGCTCACTTAACACATACAGCTCATAGCTCAATAATGGACATAGAGATGGTCAGACAGAGAATCGAAGggggaaaagaaacaaaacgaaaaaacaaagaaaaaagaaagccaGAAGAATTGAACCTGCTTGCGTGACGAGGACGACGGCGCGACGGctgaagaagaacaaggatGGCTGCAACAATGGTTTCACGCAGAGGAAAGGAAAGGTTCTTCGGGTTCGGCGGCTCTGAAatcagagagagggagaggaaaaaaatcgaagaaggaagaagaaacccctaaatcgtgtgttttagttgtgatgatcctgtgtgtgtgtgcgtacGGTAGTATTTTAGATACCCAATACAAAA
It encodes:
- the LOC18781899 gene encoding xyloglucan endotransglucosylase/hydrolase 2 → MPFSSSCSKVSMVLVVSLFVTSLMAMAASAGNFFQDFDVTFGDERAKILNGGQLLTLNLDKASGSGFKSKNEYLLGRIDMQIKLVSGNSAGTVTAYYLSSEGPTHDEIDFEFLGNLSGDPYTLHTNVFSQGKGNREQQFHLWFDPTKAFHTYSIVWNSQRIIFLVDNIPIRVFHNLETIGVPFPKSQPMRIYSSLWNADDWATRGGLVKTDWTQAPFTASYRNFQASTTSTNSLTEQSAWQTQGLDAAGRNRLRWVQQKFMVYNYCSDLKRFPQGLPAECRRSRF
- the LOC18782454 gene encoding probable xyloglucan endotransglucosylase/hydrolase protein 16, whose amino-acid sequence is MSSHQVSLMFFISLIITSLMAMAALAGNFYQDFDIMFGDQRLKILEEGKLVTLSLDKVSGAGFQSKNGYIFGRFDVQMKMPPGNSAGTVTTFYLSSSGPNHDEIDLEFLGNSTGEPYTLHTNVYAQGQGSKEQQFHLWFDPTKDFHTYSVVWNSKRIIFLVDGSPIRVFNNLESLGLPFPKNQSMKIYATFWNADDWATQGGRVKTDWSHAPFSASYRNFNINACLGSEESPSSSCSTSTNSSAWQNQGLNAAGRNRLRWLQRKFMVYDYCTDRPKFPKGLPRECKHSRV